From Pseudomonas sp. B21-028, one genomic window encodes:
- a CDS encoding tellurite resistance TerB family protein → MNTRGLLDQLLKSGQDLLQNKTGGAQNKPAGGLGDLLGGKAGSGGLGGLLSGAGGGALAAGAMGLLLGNKRIRKTGGKVALYGGLAALGVIAYKAYGNWQAQQGRAPQTEPQTLDRVPPAQVEQHSQAILKALVAAAKADGHVDERERQLIEGEFTRLDNDQELQHWLHAELNKPLDPADVARAAGTPEMAAEMYIASVMLVDEENFMEKSYLDELARQLKLEPGLKVELENQVRQAGV, encoded by the coding sequence ATGAACACCCGTGGATTGCTCGATCAGCTACTCAAGTCCGGCCAGGACCTTTTGCAGAACAAGACGGGCGGCGCGCAGAACAAGCCGGCCGGTGGGCTTGGCGACCTGCTGGGGGGCAAGGCCGGGAGCGGCGGGCTTGGCGGCCTGCTTTCCGGTGCTGGCGGTGGTGCATTGGCGGCGGGCGCCATGGGCTTGCTGCTGGGCAACAAGAGAATCCGCAAGACCGGCGGCAAGGTCGCGCTCTACGGCGGTCTTGCCGCGCTGGGCGTGATCGCCTACAAGGCCTATGGCAACTGGCAAGCCCAGCAGGGCCGTGCGCCGCAAACGGAACCCCAGACCCTGGATCGCGTCCCCCCGGCGCAGGTCGAGCAGCACAGTCAGGCCATCCTCAAGGCGTTGGTTGCGGCAGCCAAGGCCGATGGTCATGTGGATGAACGTGAGCGTCAGTTGATCGAAGGCGAATTCACCAGGCTCGACAACGACCAGGAGCTGCAGCACTGGCTGCATGCCGAGCTCAACAAACCCCTGGATCCCGCCGATGTCGCCCGCGCCGCCGGCACCCCGGAAATGGCCGCGGAAATGTACATCGCCAGCGTGATGCTGGTGGACGAAGAAAACTTCATGGAAAAGTCCTACCTCGATGAACTGGCGCGGCAGCTCAAGCTGGAGCCGGGGTTGAAAGTCGAGCTGGAGAATCAGGTGCGGCAGGCTGGCGTATAA